tattggcacccatcaGGAAAATCAGCAAAGATTATGgtgtaaataaacactacattcaaacatttttgcTACAAAAGTTGGAGAAGATAGTTACCTTTCCTCTCACTCTATCTCATTGTATCTCAAAAATATATTGATTATTAATACCCCAAGGAGCAGCAAAGTGAATCTAAGAGGAGTCAAAAGATCACAGTTACATAATTGTACAGTTTTGCTGATTTTGGGGTTTTTAAGTTTCAAAAGAAGATGCCACCTCCATGGCAATAAGCTATGTAAAAGGCACACAAAATGCAGCAGATGAACTTCATCCAGCCTCATTGTAACTAATATTGGAATCTACTGCGATCAAATTAGAGCAAGATTTTGTCTCACTTTCTGGCCATGAACACCATTGTCATGGCTGCAAAACgtagggaaaaaaggaaaagcctCCGGTACTTCTGTAAAATATGGTGTTAGTGAAGACTGATGCAATCATGTACCAGTGAAATAGCAGGATATTCTATCCAAAAGCCTGGTTGCCTCTGCTGGGAGGTTAAGATTTGGGCACAAGTCAACAAGATAATGACCACAAAAATACAGTGTACACTGTTCCCATATGCTTAAACTTAAAATAACAGTCTttgcatttctgatttatttcattaatggCGTCAATAATTCTGGGGTTGGCTCTAAGTGAGAGGAGTAAGTCCAGTTTGAAGAACTGCCCCAATAAAAGCcaatcttaaatatttaatcttGTAACCTACATTTCCTTTGAGGTTTTTGTCAGTCAGTAAATGGACCAAAAGTGATTTaagttttgaaatgaaatttccTAACTGTAAGCTTATTATAAAACATTGATCATGTTATGCAATAGGCCTACCATATCTTGTAAAAAAAACCATACCAACTGTAATTCCACATTTGTCACTCTTTTCTCCAAAAACAATTTCTCCATGTTatctttgagagagaaaaatgtctgCACACAAAATAACAAAGCCTACCATGTACCCAAATGAAAAGCGTAAACAGACTTTCAGTGTTTCCTTTCCATTCCCCATGCCATCGGCTATAAGTAATATGGCTGTTCATTGTCTGGCTGACCTTTGTGCGACTGGTTGTCTCGCTGCAGGCGTCAGGAAGCGTCTGATTGTGAAGAAGCCCAGTGAAATTAAGTTCTTGAATCCTCATTCATGTCCACTCATGCTCGCAGCACTTTTTCGGAGATAATTGAAACGTCTCCAAATCGAAAAGAAATGGACTTCAGGCAGACGCGACCCACTACGCTGCTTTTATTGAGTGGCTGAATGGACTTTTGTCAGTGTGTGATACCTGTGCATATTCTGAATGATGATACACGGGCCTACTCGACTGAAAATGAATCCCATTTGAATGAATAGACACATGATATTGATACACGCGAGGAAGGGTTTTTTGTACTCCAAAGAACAAAAGCAGAGTGAATGAGCTGAGTGAGAAATTTGAGAGACTTAATCCAAACTGTAATTATGAAGTCACTGTGAGCTTTGTTTAATCTGCATACTTGTAAAGGAATTGAGGAAATTGTTCAAATATGCACTACTTGTACCTTTTGAAGCATGTGGGTTTAAGTATTATATTGTCTTTGATTTCATGGAGACAAATACTTTGCTTTTGATTTCTCATTTAAGTCATTTGCTTCAGCAAGATTGAGAAAGAAGACTGCCAGCTCCAGAGTATTCATACACCGTTTGTTAGGTAATTACAATTTAATTAGATCTCATTTGCAGGCTGTTTGTAGGAACTGTAtaacaaagaaatattttgTATGGGGGAAATTGTTGAAATACCAGAATGAGGAAATATCCATCATGGATTCTGTGTTTAGTGGAAGTGTTGACCAATAACACACTCAGTGTATTCTTAAAGGATCCATCAGTGACCTCGTGGCTGTCCTGGGATTTAATCTCACATCCATCCTGAGACTAGGACAGAATCTTCTTGTTGGTGCGGCACTAAGAGACTGATTCTGGGGTCAGATTTGAAAGAGAAGAACCAAGACAAACACAGTcaatggatgggtgggtggaagGACGAATGAAATGTTGGATGAATAGAGTGTATGTTGTGTGGACTGTATAATTtgacagatagatggacagataaatgtacaaatggatggatgtttggatCAGTGGTTGAATAAATAGGTAGTTGAATGAATAGATGTATAGATGAATGTTTGATAGAtcaatgaatggatggatggtacaTGAATTGATGGaaggaatggatggatggatggatggatatgttATTGCACTTGTTTAGATGGATGGTTGGTTGGATGTAAGGGATAAGTGGGTAGagtaatggatggatggattgattgatggatggatttgATGTGGCATTAAAAGAGTGAGAAGAGAAGGAGCAGAATCAAGAATCATTCTTTTGATGCCACATCAACTCATCccccctccatccatccatccatccatccatcaactGTCTCAATTATTCTCTTTCATATCTGACCCGAAAGCAGATCTTTTAGTACCATATAAACTTATCCATTctttttatccatccatccaattaTCCTGTCTCAGCCTAGTACCACATcaacacatccatccatctatctatgtggcatcaaaagaaaaagaaagagagagagcagaatcAAAATGGATGGTTGGAGAGATGGATTAGATTGACTAAAAGATCTGCAATAGGGACAGATTTGAAGAAGAATCAAGGCAgctgatggatgaatggatagttGGATGTAtgggatgcatggatggatggatggatgtggaTTGTGTAATGTCTATTGTGCAACAATCCTCAGGCTAAAAATGGCTGCCATCTTGTTGGCCATGCAGAGAGAAGTgaagagagacagcagaaagaGAGGTTGTGTCCTACCATATGGCCTCGAGTGGACAACCTCAGCTGGTCGTCCTGTCACAGCTGTAGCAGGGCAAAAGCAATCACTCTGTGCATATCAGTGATCGCTAATCAGATGTGACTAACGAATGACCGAGCGGGGAAGCTGATGCAAAgcagtcgtgtgtgtgtttgcttgcgGATTATTGTCTAGATTGCAGTTTGGATGCTATAAATGCCTGCTGTCTTTCTGCACACAGACTTCTGTGGGCATGGGAAGTGGCTTGTGTAAATAACAAGCTTTATTTTGTGCTTGTTTTGTCGACTATCTGCGTTGCACTGTTTGCTAGACTGGATGGCGTCGTTGCATACTTTTAGCTACATGCAAGCTAATTCAATCATGAATATGTGCTGTCACTCAAATCAGACTCACAAAAGAATATCGGGTCATTATTATTGAGCCACTGTAATGGGTCATTTGTAGGTCTAATCATTTGGTGGATCAATACTAATAGTTTAGTCATCATTATTGATCCTCATTCAGCTTAACGATCTCATTAAGTCATGATCAACATTCAAAGCAACATCTGGATTGACATTTACACTAATCAGCAATGATTTAGCTTTTCATTTGGACAATGTCAGGATGAGCCTTTTCACTTTCACTCACCTGGTTACAACAATCATCTGCTAAAAGTGTTTGATAAATCTAAATAGGTTTCTGATGCTATAAATCTAATTAGGTTTGAAGTCAATGTCACCGAATGCTACTGCATGAGTCTTTATTCCTCCGTCACatcctctctcgctctctccatTTATCTTCTAATGGAATCTCTTCCTATGTGATAACTCCTCATTTGTCATGATTGCACAAATATAGCGAAGATGAACGTTGAACGATTTCTACACATTTTCCTTTCGAAATTCCACACTTTGCCCACTTTTCTGACATAATcaccaaaggttttttttttatatgagcATTCTTCATTACTTCCAACAAGGATaaatacactcaccggccactttaataggaacacctgtacccttgcttattcatgcaatcatccaatcagccaatcatgttcatAGTGCAGTGCAAAAAAcatatacaggtcaagagcttcagctaatgttcacatcaaacatcagaatggagataACCATAGTTAAAGGTTCCAGAGTAGCTGGTCTCTAGAATTTAGACAGAATGGtgtagaaaaacaaacagtagttctgcaggcagaaacgccttgttgatgagagaggtcagaggagaatggccagactggttcgagctgacagtaAGACTTATAAccacaaataaccactctttacaaccgcggtgagcagaaaagcatccaacagcagaagaccacaccaggttccactcctgtcaggcaaGAACGGGAATGCGATGCTACGTTGggcacatatacagtacatatacacaatcctttttttttttttgtatggaaGACTAGTTttagtttactttttatttaggTTCACTTTTCCAATATTAGCCCAATTTTGCTAGAATTATTACtggttaaacttttttttaattgaccaTTCACCAAAAAGTTAACCATTTGGACCTAATAATTCAACAATACAAAAATACTAAATGCACTTCTGTAGAACTACAAATTAAAACCATAAAATGTTGAATACCAACAAATCAGAGTAGACTATCGTAATAATATATTGATTATTAGTGTTTGTATGTGAGGTTTGGGGAGAAATTATCCGTTGTtcattttttcaatttaatacatttttctccCCAAAACTTTGATCTTATTAGTATGAaacatgaggggaaaaaaaacatttttgtgtttgattTCCAGTCTGGGCCAAAGCTGTATTAATCATGGATAAGTCATAGTTAACAGATGACAAGCAGTCTTCAGAACATTGATTAGAGACCTCTAATTCCATGCCTCCTACATAAACACAAAGAAGGGCcaattcagaccacaggacTTTCTCTAATTTTCAGCACTGTTCGTAAAATGCTattaaaatgctataatttgcttccaagtggtgcaacaaaaatgtatttgccCTATCGTCGGGAGATTGTGACTCTGAATCtagacgatgccacagccatccatttCCGAAGGAGCAAAActgaagagggcagatagcgctttcctcctgAAACAGGTgctatgctgccctgtgacacagcatgagcagcagttcggcTTCATGTGTCTCCCTGTTTGTGTGCCGTCATATGACAGAGGATagttggctggtgggtgggaattggcaggtgaccaatctgagttaaaaaaaaaaagggtggggGTGGACACAAGACAGAAGACAACGCAAGATCCTGTCTTATGCACGAGGCTCATTAGGATTAGCATCACCTTGGGAGAAGTGATAAAATCATCTACACACAAGTTATAAATACAGCAAATGTATAGCAACACCAGTTCTCACACTTAATCCTtcatgattggataattatttaaatcaaaTTCCATACTTTTCCATTGCTGCATAGGAACGCTGATGAGAAGAAACGGAGCTCAGATGGTGTACGACAGGTCCAAGGAGTCCTTCTTGTCCTCTGAGCAGATGCTTTTGGAAAGCTTTCAGCCGAAGGGGGACAACGACAACGTCATAACATCGAGTCAAATAAATCACTGAATTTATTTAGGGCAGTGTTTCCTAATCCTGGATCTGAACTactatatttcagtgtttttccttttctagaACATTTTATAAAAGATCAGTATGATGCCCAAGTAGATTGCTCTACACGCAAGAAGGAGATCATTGTTAAAACTATTGGTTCCTTCTATTATAATTCAGTAAATACAACTCATAtgtcaattaattaaataaggaaGGATCTgtaacagggtggtgtgacctgaagcggagttactgttatcaccctgaagttgaacattttcctataacagcacatccagaagtGTATTATTCATGTGTCTTGGTTTGCATATTAAACTGAGctcaagtaaacacacacacgcacacacacacacacgcaaaaatGACACCGCCAACTGTGTCCAGGTAAGAAGAGGGTGAAAAAGGATGTTTCGAAAGCATGCATGACCTACATGCCAAATCACAGGAATTAGCAAGAACACAAAATTTGACAGGCATAACTGACGCTTTTGATTAGCATCAGCTGCCAAATGGGTAATCACTGAAGAAAATCGGCTCCAGGAGGCATTTCCGCACTGTATTCCATGTGTGTAAGCAACACATGATTAAAATTACAACgtatacagaaaataaaatggcaaaaagGCAGATTTAAAAACAGGATGCATATAATATTGTTTCAGATGGCAGATGGCTACATTTGAAAACAAAAGCATAACATGGGTTTTCAACTCAGCAGCGAGCGCGAGATAGAGGTACAAgcagtcattttatatatatatatatatatatatatatatatatatatatatatataatataaaattttctGTTGTaaaatgagccaaaaaaaaaaaaattccagcacAAAGTGTTTCAGGATTGGGTCCCGTTATATGAAATGGATAAAGAATAAATCAATAATAGAATCAACTCAATAAtgaaaacagatatgaatacgtaaatgtgttaatgttctataaaaatgttttttacaaGTGTAGCTCTTATGCTGAAAAGCGTTTAACTGTATTTTGAACATTGCAGAAATAATCACTTTTATCCTGATTTAGATCGAAAGTCCTATTTCCTTTAACACAAACAATGCAACGAAGCTGGAGCTGAAAGAAAGAGGCAAAGGCGCAGGTTAAATGGCAAAACAACCCATAATAGAagcatatacatacatattcgATAGATTTTTCATATCAAAATAGGGTTCATGTGTTAGTAACAGAAGCACATAGAAATTCAAACAAATCCGAGTTCATTTGTTAATTCACTGAAGTCCCACTTGGTGATATCGGACGAACGCCGTCTCCCAAAAAGTCAGCGTGAttgaaaggaggcgtggccatcCAACACCGGTGCATCGTGGGATTTCTCCGAATGAAATCGCAATCACGGTGAAGGACTTGAGATGAAATCAGCCCTGTTTTTGCATCTGCGATACCTCGTAACACATCTGTCGGGCCGCTTTGGAGTTTTACGTCTCACGAGACACTCTTTTAAAaggttggattttttttttatacagaagACAATAAAGGCATTAGATTTTAGGAGTTCGGGTTTTCTCATTTCTTATAGGccaatatctttaaaaaaaaaaaaaaaaaaaaaacacacaaaaacaaaacaaaacaaaaaaaaagagacagatagaaaaagaaaagactgcTGCCCAGGTGCCTATGTAACGGGGAAGAGTCACTGCCTCAGTAGGACCTGGGGAAAAGcgcaatatgtgtgtgtgtgtgtgtgtgtgtgtgcatgcgtgtgcgAGTGTTATTCCGATTTGTGACAGTACAAGTCCTTAAGTGCTTTCAGCTCCTCGATGAGGGTTTTGTTCTGGTTTTCCAGCACAGCCACACGATTCTCCAGACACTTCACATATTCCTTCTTCTTGCGACGACACTCTCGCGCTGCCTCCCTGTGGCCAAAACTCAGCATTACACTCAGAGAACAAGAACACGTTAAATCTGCCTCGGTTTAACATTTACGTTACATTTTTGTCTATCCTGCCGCTACTCAGAcacttttccttctttcccaCCACAAGCTGTCAAGCCGCAGACCCCGAGTGTGTACGAGTTGTACCTGTTCTTCATGAGGCGGACCTCTCTCTTGCGCGTGGCCTCCTCGGCACCTCCCTGACCCGGCGCCATCACCACTCCGGGAGCGATGGTGCCTGACGATGCCGTGCGGATCTGATACGCCTGCACATCGCCAGATGCAGCTGAGCAgcatgacagagagagataacaTGTTAGCCACAGAGCAGGGCACACAAAAACGACAACTTTCTTGTGTAATGCACGCTGCTCTAAGGACGCACATGAAGCTACAAGTAAAATGTTACGACGTCGATCAAATATCTATCACGAATTACAGCtgtatatggccaaatattaCACTGAAATTATATACTTCTTTACATTGCGATTGTGGTGTGCAATATATTAAATCACACTGGTGAACCTTATAGTTATAGACCTGCATAATTCACCCAAAACTATTTCTTATTATACCAATACTAGGATTTATCAGGATTTATCTACTCGGAATGTGAGATAGGTCTGAACAGACTAACAATGTGTACTGGCTTCTGCAATATCAATATTTCAAAGATCAATATTGCagtaatgattttaaaaatggtatATTGTGCAACCCCAGGAGGAAAAAGcgcaaaataaatattttcattccaAGTCACTGAGACTAAAAACCAACTGCCATTTCAGAAAACAGTTCTGCCCATTTAGTCATGCAGCTTGAAGAGGAAAATAGTGTCTAAAATGCAAGAGCGATTCACAATGTACAAGTTATGTTTGGATCATGTTATTGAGCCAGAAAATTTTGCCTCATGAAAGGAAATATCCTGAGAGATTTACTGCATTGCTAGTATGCTGTTTTAAAGTGTTACAagttaaacactttttttttgtatttttttgtactcAGTTCAGTGGCTTCCTGTCTGATCCCGTGTAAACTCAGAACAGCAACATAAAAATAACGTCATTTGACAATACTGACTACAACATTTTAACGTGCAGGCTTGAAAACTGTTTTAGATCTAAACTGTTAGCAGAAGTGAGTTCCTACTtacgttccctcaccagcctctctctaaTTTCTTGCATGAAGtcaatgatacaaaaaaaacctgcagattatcatgttaaagagaaaccggaaagtagaaagtcttgaagacttttctgtagtggaaaacatactgactcttacaaagcgctcacactggagactcctttcataaataagCACTGTGACACAGGAATTGcaataattacacacttttatctggagcatccaccatacaattccctgtgtaggttactacagaaacgataatgtattagaacgagtgcagaAAATGAATTTTGAGAATTCAAGAGTGCTGTGGTCATCAGGTTTGGACTGTGTGTAGACTCGTTTACGAAGCCTCTGTATTGCCTCGACGGACAATTAATTTATCCCACTGTATAACCCAACATACTCTGTCTATACAGACAGAGTGCTTAAGAGTGCTCACCCTGCACCACCACCTGGTTACTGGGCACCAGGATCTGCTGGCCGTCGCTGGTCTGAGCGTACTGCAGGATGGTGGCGCCTGACTGGGCCCCTGCTGTGTTAGTCATCGTCAGAGTCTGCAGGCCCTGAACGCCGTCTGTGCCGTTATTGGCCAGCTGGATGGCTCCGCCTTGCGTGATGGCAACTGAGAGAGGAAATGAAGCAGAAAGCCTTTTACAAACTACAGTCTTTCCCAACAAATATTAATCACTGAACTAATATGAGCAAGATTTTAATTGGTTTTCGTACAGTACTTagtaacattatatatatatattttttaatgaatcagtGCCGATAATTTTTTACACAACATATAAAAGATAACGCCTAGAAAGTTTCCTGACATCAGAACATAACAGACAAGGCAGAGGCAAGGAACAACAGAACACCAAGTCATTTCTTTCCAATTACACACATGCATCAGCAGCCATTACTTTGCTGAAGATGTTTTAATTACGCAAAAGCATTACCAATTCTAAATCTGCATCTCAAcatacactttatggccaaaaaaaTGTGGATCcatttgtgcttgttgaacatcccactccagatttagtcccctctttgctactataataagctccactcttctgggaaggctttccactagattttggagtgtggctgtggggatttgagTATTAGTGAGGTTGAGCattgatgtcaggtgaggagacCTGAAGTGCAGTCagcatcccaaaggtgttcagtggggttgaggtcagggctctgtgcaggacactcgagttcttccactccagcttTTTGcgaaccatgtcttcatggagctcgctttgtgcacaggggcaatgtcatgctggaacaggtttgggtctcttagttccagtgaagggaagacATCCTATTCAATTGTTTAGGCAAaatccacatatgggtgtgatggtcaagtgtccacaaacttttagccatatagtgtatcaatGGGCTAAAATTATACAATTTCTATTATAGTTAGGTTTCAGTATATGCTCTTATAAATAATCTTTCTGCATACATACatgacattaatttttttttattattttagcaacATAGGCTTAACCTGAAGTATAATTTAGGATTGTTGCCATTGTTTCATAGTATGTAGATCATTAATTTAGAACTGTGAAGAGATCTACACCAATATAAATCTATACCATATAAATTATGATATTCAGTGTGTACAATATTGTTAAGTTAGACACTTCAACAAACCTGCATTTGTGTGGAGGCTGCCTAATAAACGGCAGCACAGAAAATGTTCTTCTGGTAGAGTTtattaaaggttaaaaaaaaacaacaaaaaaaacatggcaggtAAAACTGTCTCTCTAATAAAAGAGTAATGTTTTTACAATGGAGTAAATCTTTTCTAAAATCCACCTAATGGCAACATGTCGAATTCAAGATGACTAATAATTCAGCTGCATAAAAATACAGGTGACCTACTGAACTGCTTTGTCTAaaagtgtgtgattgagagtgtgtgtgtgtgtgtgttgtgtgagagagagtatgagagtgtgtgtgagagagagagagagagagagagagagagagagagagagagagagagaaggtcaTCATCTCACTCACTGTATTGTCCACTGCTGGTTTGGTAAATGGGGGTGGGCACTGTGACTGTAGTTATGGCTGGGGCCGATTCCTCCTCGTTTTTCTCCTCCTCTATCCGAGGCACGGCTGGAGTGTCTGATGAGAGATCGTTCAAGATTTTTCTGTAGAGGAAAGCAAAGAATCGGGTTTAAATCAAGCTAATATATGACGGACTAATACAAAGACCCGAGAGCTTCGAGACAATATGGATTGGAGAAAAGTACGAACCTGTATGAGGGCCGCCTGGAGAGgatctctctccttttctgaGTGTCTGTCACACTGTCCACTGACTCCTGCGAGTCCTCACTCTCAGCAATGGTGGAGATCTGAGACCAAgcatcaaaaaaataaacatggtgGATCATCAGTgttgagtcagtcagtgagagaAAATCAGTCCGACAAGCCAGGAAGTTCTCTCGCTCACCTGTACGGCTTGGACCTGGGGAGACTGGATGACAGACGGCTGCGCTGCCTGGATCACACCATGAACCTGCACCGTCTGACCGTTAGGCAGCTGCACCAGTGTGACGGTGGGCCCGGTGGCTGAGGCCTGGCCGGCTGCCATGGAAacctgcttcacacacacacacagagtgttatTTAGAAACagtgtaatgtactgtaatgagaaattataaaatatatttattatctttatgCTGTAGGTACTGGTCACACAAAACACcattcaaggttcaaggttctttatttgtcacatacattacatacatgtgatgtattaatgtagtgaaatgtttttccttagtgcctcgtcccacagtgcaacagtgatacataataaaagcagaatataacaAAAGCTGACTATAATGattagaatataaaatataaatataaaataaaatggaatctGGTAGACACATATAGacgttatatgtaaaaatatgtttaccTTTGTGCATATGTCaaacatactactactactaacattTCCTAATCAACTAACTGATCATGTCAAAGCATTCCCCGGTCAGTAAGGTCGGGGCTTAGGTTAAATTTCATAAGTCACTCGCAAATGGTTTAAACAAAGCTAACTAACTACTTACAACGGTAGCAGAGTGCCACATTTTCATAGCTCGTCACTgagttctcgattctgattggtcaggaggtgataattaattttctataacagtacttctggctgtaattcagttcacaggtttatattcatgtgcaaatacattatcgtttctatagtaacaacatacacagggacCTATATAGTGTCAAACGGTCCACAATaatataagaaaagaaaaaaaaaacatgctattggtaaataaagaaaaatgtataatcgttgatacggagaagttttctgtaaggagatgttaaataaacatttatgggaggagtctccagtgtcagcactttgtaaccaCTCGTATGTTTTCCATCATGGATAAGTCCTCAGGTTTTTGCACGttatggtttcttggtaacatgacaagctgcgtgttTGCTTTATTCACTtcgagacagaaaaaaacagaggctggtgatggaacaactgtttacagctgctataacggaaGTGATCACAGGAACTTTTTTTCGTAAAATTTTACATTGTTAAATGTGTCTATAAATAGATAAGAAGGTAACTGAtaggaaattgctg
This Pangasianodon hypophthalmus isolate fPanHyp1 chromosome 26, fPanHyp1.pri, whole genome shotgun sequence DNA region includes the following protein-coding sequences:
- the creb1a gene encoding cyclic AMP-responsive element-binding protein 1a isoform X2, giving the protein MTMDAGADVQQGSETAVSETDTQQIATLAQVSMAAGQASATGPTVTLVQLPNGQTVQVHGVIQAAQPSVIQSPQVQAVQISTIAESEDSQESVDSVTDTQKRREILSRRPSYRKILNDLSSDTPAVPRIEEEKNEEESAPAITTVTVPTPIYQTSSGQYIAITQGGAIQLANNGTDGVQGLQTLTMTNTAGAQSGATILQYAQTSDGQQILVPSNQVVVQAASGDVQAYQIRTASSGTIAPGVVMAPGQGGAEEATRKREVRLMKNREAARECRRKKKEYVKCLENRVAVLENQNKTLIEELKALKDLYCHKSE
- the creb1a gene encoding cyclic AMP-responsive element-binding protein 1a isoform X1, which codes for MTMDAGADVQQGSETAVSETDTQQIATLAQQVSMAAGQASATGPTVTLVQLPNGQTVQVHGVIQAAQPSVIQSPQVQAVQISTIAESEDSQESVDSVTDTQKRREILSRRPSYRKILNDLSSDTPAVPRIEEEKNEEESAPAITTVTVPTPIYQTSSGQYIAITQGGAIQLANNGTDGVQGLQTLTMTNTAGAQSGATILQYAQTSDGQQILVPSNQVVVQAASGDVQAYQIRTASSGTIAPGVVMAPGQGGAEEATRKREVRLMKNREAARECRRKKKEYVKCLENRVAVLENQNKTLIEELKALKDLYCHKSE